Proteins found in one Amycolatopsis umgeniensis genomic segment:
- a CDS encoding elongation factor G, with translation MEYLNIGILAHVDAGKTSLTERLLHHTGAIGTLGRVDAGDTRTDTMELERRRGITIRSAVVAFRIGDLRVNLIDTPGHPDFIAEVERALRVLDGVVLVVSAVEGVQAQTRVLMRALARLRIPVVVFANKVDRAGARHDGLLEDITERLGVTCVPMSEVDGLGTAAAKVRPRPIAPAPGLAEQLAEHSDDFLAAYLEDRVTAADYRAEVVRQTRLGVVSPVFFGSARSGEGIAELTSGIREFLAGAGKPVPDDRLRAAVFKIERGRAHEKIAYVRVFSGEIGARDHVRFHHRGVGGTVTTEAKVSAVRVFELGDDTVEAGAKAGQIAKITGLKDIRIGDRVGVPDDGGAATQFPPPALETVVTPARPADTPSVFAALLELAEQDPLITVRQDDETRQISVRLYGEVQKEIIAETLAAQYGLDVEFSLTRTIFVERPISVGSAVWLITEKRNPHFATLGLRVGPGAVGSGLTFGLDVELGSLPLAFHKAIEETVEATLRRGPSGREVLDCVVTVTRTGYFSPVSAAGDFRKVTPLVLAEALREAGTEVLEPVSRVEVELPADSVTATLSRLVELGGAVTGSVPRGDRAELTGTLPAGQITRFEQQLPGLTRGEGLMTAEPAGHRPRVTPNRPMPG, from the coding sequence ATGGAGTACCTGAACATCGGAATTCTCGCCCATGTCGACGCCGGTAAGACGAGCCTGACGGAGCGCCTGCTCCATCACACCGGTGCCATCGGCACCCTCGGCCGCGTCGACGCCGGGGACACGCGCACCGACACGATGGAGCTGGAACGCCGTCGCGGCATCACCATCCGCTCGGCCGTCGTCGCGTTCCGCATCGGCGACCTGCGCGTGAACCTGATCGACACCCCGGGCCACCCGGATTTCATCGCCGAGGTCGAGCGCGCGCTGCGAGTGCTCGACGGCGTCGTCCTCGTCGTTTCCGCCGTCGAGGGGGTGCAGGCGCAGACCAGGGTGCTCATGCGCGCGCTCGCGCGGCTGCGGATCCCCGTGGTGGTCTTCGCCAACAAGGTCGACAGGGCGGGCGCCCGCCACGACGGCCTCCTCGAGGACATCACCGAACGCCTCGGCGTCACCTGTGTGCCGATGTCCGAGGTCGACGGCCTCGGCACGGCGGCCGCGAAGGTCCGGCCGCGGCCGATCGCACCGGCACCCGGGCTGGCCGAACAGTTGGCCGAACACAGCGACGACTTCTTGGCCGCGTACCTCGAGGACAGGGTGACGGCCGCCGATTACCGGGCCGAGGTCGTCCGCCAGACCCGGCTCGGTGTCGTCTCCCCGGTCTTCTTCGGCTCCGCGCGCAGCGGCGAAGGGATCGCCGAGCTGACCTCCGGCATCCGCGAATTCCTTGCCGGAGCGGGGAAACCCGTACCGGACGACCGGTTGCGCGCCGCGGTGTTCAAGATCGAACGCGGCCGCGCGCACGAGAAGATCGCCTACGTCCGCGTGTTCTCCGGCGAGATCGGCGCGCGGGATCACGTCCGATTCCATCACCGGGGCGTCGGCGGGACCGTCACGACCGAGGCGAAGGTGAGTGCGGTGCGTGTCTTCGAACTGGGCGACGACACCGTCGAGGCAGGTGCGAAGGCCGGGCAGATCGCCAAGATCACCGGGCTCAAGGACATCCGGATCGGCGACCGTGTCGGCGTCCCCGACGACGGCGGCGCCGCCACCCAGTTTCCGCCGCCCGCCTTGGAAACCGTGGTCACTCCGGCACGGCCCGCGGACACGCCGTCGGTGTTCGCCGCCCTGCTGGAGCTGGCGGAACAGGATCCGCTGATCACCGTCCGGCAGGACGACGAGACCCGGCAGATCTCGGTGCGGCTCTACGGCGAGGTGCAAAAGGAGATCATCGCGGAGACGCTCGCCGCGCAGTACGGCCTCGACGTCGAATTCAGCCTCACGCGCACGATCTTCGTCGAGCGGCCGATCAGCGTCGGGTCCGCGGTGTGGCTCATCACGGAGAAGCGGAATCCGCACTTCGCCACGCTCGGGTTACGGGTCGGCCCCGGCGCAGTGGGCTCCGGGCTGACCTTCGGCCTCGACGTAGAACTCGGCTCCCTCCCGCTCGCGTTCCACAAGGCCATCGAGGAGACCGTCGAAGCGACGCTGCGGCGGGGCCCGTCCGGCAGGGAGGTGCTCGACTGCGTGGTGACCGTCACCCGGACCGGCTACTTCAGCCCGGTCAGCGCGGCGGGCGACTTCCGCAAGGTCACCCCGCTCGTGCTGGCGGAGGCGCTCCGGGAGGCGGGGACCGAGGTGCTCGAACCGGTCAGCCGCGTCGAGGTGGAGCTACCCGCCGACTCGGTGACCGCGACGCTGTCCCGGCTGGTCGAACTCGGCGGGGCCGTGACCGGGTCGGTCCCGCGCGGCGACCGGGCGGAACTGACCGGCACCCTGCCCGCGGGCCAGATCACCCGGTTCGAACAGCAGCTGCCCGGACTCACCCGCGGTGAGGGCTTGATGACGGCCGAACCGGCGGGCCACCGCCCGAGGGTTACCCCGAATCGGCCAATGCCCGGCTAG
- a CDS encoding MerR family transcriptional regulator — MRIGELSERTGTSRRLLRYYEEQGLIVSERQANGYRDYDESSVDRVIQVRGLLDAGLPTRIIKQILPCLDKPRQIYFPDATREMLETLEAERDRMTRRAECLLRNRDAITEYLDAVRAYDPAS, encoded by the coding sequence ATGCGGATCGGAGAGCTGTCGGAGCGGACGGGGACTTCGCGCCGTCTGCTGCGGTACTACGAGGAACAGGGTCTCATCGTCTCGGAACGGCAGGCCAACGGCTACCGCGATTACGACGAGTCTTCGGTCGACAGGGTCATCCAGGTCCGTGGCCTGCTCGACGCCGGGCTGCCGACCCGGATCATCAAGCAGATCCTGCCGTGCCTGGACAAACCCCGGCAGATCTACTTCCCGGACGCGACCAGGGAGATGCTCGAGACCCTGGAAGCCGAACGCGACCGGATGACCCGGCGCGCCGAATGCCTGCTCCGCAACCGGGACGCGATCACGGAGTACCTCGACGCCGTCCGCGCCTACGACCCGGCGTCCTGA
- a CDS encoding LysR substrate-binding domain-containing protein, giving the protein MLNPWRLSLLSRLDTLGTVRAVAKAANLSASSVSQQLAVLEAETRTQLLERTGRRVRLTPAGLMLARRARAILDHMDTVEAELRGLGEAPTGLVRLGAFQSAIHTIAVPAVTRLARSHPQLHIELLELEPHVSMPALRVGDADLIITTTDFVEQPLGPDVELVPLAADPVVLVVPPGHPAAGRGPADLSAYASEPWAFDIPKSYMANLATRLCREAGFEPRVVSRFSNYMMTLQHVEAGLAIALLPALAVDKRYRVATRELATPVTRAITAAIRRGSAPRAAVDLVLGAIRSHPELPL; this is encoded by the coding sequence ATGCTCAACCCTTGGAGGCTCAGCCTGCTGAGCAGGCTGGACACCCTCGGCACCGTCCGGGCGGTCGCGAAGGCGGCCAACCTGAGCGCGTCGAGCGTGTCCCAGCAGCTCGCGGTCCTCGAAGCCGAAACGCGCACCCAGCTGCTGGAACGCACCGGCCGCCGGGTCCGGCTGACCCCGGCCGGGCTGATGCTGGCCCGCCGCGCGAGGGCGATCCTCGACCATATGGACACCGTCGAGGCTGAGCTGCGCGGCCTCGGTGAGGCGCCGACGGGGCTCGTGCGTCTCGGTGCCTTCCAGAGCGCGATCCACACGATCGCCGTCCCCGCGGTGACCAGGCTGGCCCGCTCACATCCGCAGCTGCACATCGAACTGCTCGAACTCGAACCGCACGTGAGCATGCCGGCGCTCCGCGTCGGTGACGCCGACCTCATCATCACCACCACGGACTTCGTCGAACAGCCGCTGGGGCCGGACGTCGAGCTCGTGCCGCTCGCGGCCGACCCGGTCGTGCTCGTCGTCCCGCCGGGCCATCCCGCCGCGGGCCGGGGCCCCGCGGACCTCTCCGCCTACGCGAGCGAGCCTTGGGCGTTCGACATCCCCAAGTCGTACATGGCGAACCTCGCCACCCGGCTCTGCCGCGAAGCCGGGTTCGAGCCGCGCGTGGTCAGCCGGTTCAGCAACTACATGATGACCTTGCAGCACGTCGAGGCCGGGCTCGCGATCGCGCTCCTGCCCGCCCTCGCCGTCGACAAGCGCTACCGGGTCGCCACCCGCGAGCTCGCGACGCCGGTCACCCGCGCCATCACCGCGGCGATCAGGCGCGGCTCCGCTCCTCGTGCGGCCGTCGACCTGGTTCTCGGGGCGATCCGGAGTCATCCGGAACTGCCGCTGTGA
- a CDS encoding GAF and ANTAR domain-containing protein: MDQFRDTASALRELTESMRLDEPRDELLERVAKKVVGLLPGADAATVTLYLDDEPSTVAATDESLLPLDKAQYSADEGPCLKAAESGTIVRTRMETTAERWPDFAATAEQLGVRTALACPLFVPDESHFKRRDTEPLSGALNVWSFQENAFDPVEAALVAMFTSAISAIILTASRWAAAERQAETLVAALETRDAIATAKGIVMARLELNAEEAFRWLTEASQHTNRKIREISVLIAEDPGTVFGR; this comes from the coding sequence ATGGATCAGTTTCGCGACACCGCTTCGGCGTTGCGGGAGCTCACGGAGTCGATGCGGCTCGACGAACCCCGCGACGAGCTCCTGGAACGGGTGGCGAAGAAGGTCGTCGGCCTGTTGCCCGGCGCGGACGCGGCGACGGTCACGCTGTACCTCGACGACGAGCCGAGCACCGTCGCCGCCACCGACGAGTCCCTGCTCCCGCTGGACAAGGCGCAGTACAGCGCCGACGAGGGTCCGTGTCTGAAAGCCGCGGAGAGCGGGACGATCGTCCGCACCCGGATGGAGACCACGGCCGAGCGGTGGCCGGATTTCGCGGCCACCGCCGAGCAGCTCGGCGTGCGAACCGCGCTGGCCTGCCCGCTGTTCGTCCCCGACGAGTCCCACTTCAAGCGGCGGGACACCGAGCCGCTGTCGGGCGCGCTCAACGTCTGGAGCTTCCAGGAAAACGCCTTCGACCCGGTGGAAGCGGCCCTGGTCGCGATGTTCACCTCGGCGATCTCGGCGATCATCCTGACCGCGTCCCGCTGGGCCGCCGCCGAAAGACAGGCGGAGACCCTGGTCGCCGCGTTGGAGACCAGGGACGCCATCGCCACCGCGAAAGGCATCGTGATGGCACGTCTGGAACTGAACGCCGAAGAGGCCTTCCGGTGGCTCACCGAGGCTTCGCAGCACACGAACCGCAAGATCCGGGAGATCTCGGTGCTGATCGCCGAAGACCCGGGAACGGTCTTCGGCCGCTAG
- a CDS encoding aspartate aminotransferase family protein yields MAAPTTDLSTADRFWADAERHLVRYAGAGDFTREIIDHAAGSYLFTESGRRILDFTSGQMSAILGHSHPDIVDTVRRQIGSLDHLFSGMLSRPVVDLARRLAETLPSPLEKALLLTTGAESNEAAIRMAKLVTGKHEIVSFARSWHGMTQAAANATYSAGRKGYGPAAPGNFAIPSPNSYRPDFVTAEGELDWRRQLDFGFEMIDAQSVGSLAACVVEPILSSGGIIEPPIGYFAALREKCRERGMLLILDEAQTGLCRTGNWYAFERDGVVPDVLTLSKTLGAGLPLAAVITSAEIEQEAHDRGYLFFTTHVADPLVAAVGNTVLDVLTRDRLDERATELGAFLRRGLEDLAGRHDVIGDIRGRGLLVGVELVVDRSTKRSSDELGARVTRRCLELGLHMNIVQLPGMGGVFRIAPALTATEEELAEGLGILDQAIGDALTGFGG; encoded by the coding sequence ATGGCTGCTCCGACCACCGACCTGTCCACCGCCGACCGCTTCTGGGCCGACGCCGAACGGCACCTCGTGCGCTACGCCGGGGCCGGCGACTTCACCCGCGAGATCATCGACCACGCCGCCGGGAGCTATCTGTTCACCGAGTCCGGGCGACGGATCCTCGACTTCACGTCGGGGCAGATGAGCGCGATCCTCGGGCATTCGCATCCCGACATCGTCGACACCGTGCGACGGCAGATCGGCTCGCTCGACCACCTCTTCAGCGGGATGCTGAGCCGCCCCGTCGTCGACCTCGCGCGGCGGCTGGCCGAGACTTTGCCGTCACCGCTGGAAAAGGCCCTGCTGCTCACCACCGGCGCGGAATCGAACGAGGCCGCGATCCGGATGGCGAAACTGGTGACGGGCAAACACGAGATCGTGTCGTTCGCCCGGTCGTGGCACGGGATGACGCAGGCGGCGGCGAACGCGACCTACAGCGCGGGACGCAAGGGGTACGGTCCTGCCGCGCCGGGCAACTTCGCCATTCCCTCGCCGAATTCCTACCGGCCGGACTTCGTCACCGCCGAGGGGGAACTGGATTGGCGGCGCCAGCTGGACTTCGGTTTCGAGATGATCGACGCCCAGTCCGTCGGCAGTCTCGCGGCTTGCGTCGTCGAGCCGATCCTCAGCTCGGGCGGGATCATCGAACCGCCGATCGGCTATTTCGCCGCTCTGCGGGAGAAATGCCGCGAACGAGGAATGCTGCTGATCCTCGACGAGGCACAGACGGGCTTGTGCCGCACGGGAAACTGGTACGCCTTCGAACGCGACGGCGTCGTCCCCGACGTCCTGACCCTGTCCAAGACGCTGGGCGCCGGGCTCCCGCTGGCGGCGGTGATCACGAGCGCGGAGATCGAACAGGAGGCGCACGACCGCGGCTACCTGTTCTTCACCACGCATGTGGCGGATCCGTTGGTGGCGGCCGTCGGGAACACCGTGCTCGACGTCCTCACCCGTGACCGTCTCGACGAACGCGCCACCGAACTGGGCGCCTTCCTCCGCCGCGGCCTCGAAGACCTCGCCGGTCGCCACGACGTCATCGGCGACATCCGCGGCCGGGGCCTGCTCGTCGGCGTGGAACTCGTCGTGGACCGTTCCACGAAACGGAGCTCCGACGAACTGGGCGCTCGGGTCACCCGGCGTTGTCTCGAACTGGGACTGCACATGAACATCGTGCAGCTGCCGGGGATGGGCGGCGTTTTCCGGATCGCTCCCGCGCTCACCGCGACGGAAGAGGAACTCGCGGAAGGGCTGGGAATTCTGGACCAGGCCATCGGGGACGCCCTCACCGGGTTCGGCGGATGA
- a CDS encoding Gfo/Idh/MocA family protein has translation MTTRKLGVVMNGVTGRMGYRQHLVRSVLAIREAGGVELADGSRVQLEPVLVGRNADKLEEIADRHGLTRWTTDLDAALGDDDLPLYFDAQLTAVREKSIVRAIDAGKHIYTEKPVAESVEGALALARHAEAAGVKNGVVHDKLYLPGLLKLKRLIDSGFFGQILSVRGEFGYWVFEGDWQAAQRPSWNYRAEDGGGIVVDMFCHWNYVLENLFGSVNAVTAKAVTHIPERVDEKGERYAATADDAAYAIFELEGGVIAQLNSSWCVRVHRDELVEFQVDGTRGSAVAGLHNCVIQPREATPKPVWNPDLAETRSYRAQWQEVPDNEDFGNGFRAQWEQFVRHVVEDAPHPYDFMAGVRGIRLAEAGLESSRENRRISLA, from the coding sequence ATGACCACGCGGAAACTCGGCGTCGTGATGAACGGCGTCACCGGGCGGATGGGCTATCGGCAGCACCTGGTGCGCTCGGTCCTGGCGATCAGGGAGGCGGGCGGGGTCGAGCTGGCCGACGGGTCGCGGGTCCAGCTGGAGCCGGTCCTGGTGGGGCGCAACGCGGACAAGCTCGAGGAGATCGCCGACCGGCACGGGCTGACCCGCTGGACCACCGACCTCGACGCGGCACTCGGCGACGACGACCTCCCGCTCTACTTCGACGCGCAGCTGACCGCCGTCCGCGAGAAGTCGATCGTCCGCGCCATCGACGCGGGCAAGCACATCTACACCGAGAAGCCGGTCGCGGAATCGGTCGAAGGCGCGCTCGCCCTGGCACGGCACGCGGAGGCGGCCGGGGTCAAGAACGGCGTCGTCCACGACAAGCTGTACCTCCCCGGCCTGCTCAAACTGAAGCGGCTGATCGACAGCGGTTTCTTCGGTCAGATCCTCTCCGTGCGCGGGGAGTTCGGGTACTGGGTCTTCGAGGGTGACTGGCAGGCCGCGCAGCGCCCGAGCTGGAACTACCGCGCGGAAGACGGCGGCGGCATCGTCGTCGACATGTTCTGTCACTGGAACTACGTGCTGGAGAACCTCTTCGGCTCCGTCAACGCGGTGACCGCGAAGGCCGTCACGCACATCCCGGAGCGCGTCGACGAAAAGGGCGAGCGATACGCCGCCACGGCCGACGACGCCGCGTACGCGATCTTCGAGCTCGAAGGCGGTGTCATCGCCCAGCTCAACTCGTCCTGGTGCGTGCGGGTACACCGCGACGAACTGGTCGAGTTCCAGGTCGACGGCACCCGCGGCAGCGCGGTGGCGGGTCTGCACAACTGCGTCATCCAGCCGAGGGAAGCCACCCCGAAGCCGGTGTGGAACCCGGATCTCGCCGAGACGCGCTCGTACCGCGCGCAGTGGCAGGAGGTCCCGGACAACGAGGACTTCGGCAACGGTTTCCGCGCCCAGTGGGAGCAGTTCGTCCGCCACGTAGTGGAGGACGCGCCGCACCCCTACGACTTCATGGCAGGGGTGCGTGGCATCCGGCTCGCCGAGGCAGGTCTCGAGTCGTCACGGGAGAACCGCCGGATCTCGCTCGCCTAG
- a CDS encoding MFS transporter: MTPKLPLGALLALTTAAFVTVLTEALPAGVLPAMSSGLGVGEAATGQLVTVYAIGTALTAIPLSAATAGWRRKRLLLSGVAGFAVANTVTALSTSYPLTLGARFVAGIAAGVVWALLTGYARRLAPEPVRGKAIAIVMTGIPLALSLGIPAGTFLGGLFGWQVTFSIMSVLAAGLLGWIALAVPDFPGQDKGGRLPVRQTLAVPGVTAVLFVTLTFVLAHNILYTYIATFLEHVSMGGAVDRILLVFGLASMAGIWLVGLRIDRRLRALTVTGTVLVALGATILALLGESPALVYLAVALWGLGWGGIPTLLQTAAAQAGDKGGAADIAQAMLVTLWNAAMAGGGIAGGVLLAGFGAGSFPWSVLVLLVPTLAVVLVARRHGFTAAVPDDSGSPREPGRRPHEERSRA, encoded by the coding sequence ATGACTCCGAAACTCCCACTAGGCGCGCTGCTCGCGCTGACCACGGCGGCGTTCGTCACCGTCCTCACCGAAGCGCTGCCCGCGGGGGTGCTGCCCGCGATGAGCAGTGGTCTGGGCGTCGGCGAAGCGGCGACGGGCCAGCTGGTGACGGTGTACGCGATCGGCACCGCGCTCACCGCGATCCCCCTGTCCGCGGCGACGGCGGGCTGGCGCCGCAAACGCTTGCTCCTGAGCGGCGTGGCCGGTTTCGCCGTCGCCAACACGGTCACCGCACTGTCCACGAGCTACCCCCTGACCCTCGGCGCGCGGTTCGTCGCCGGGATCGCGGCGGGCGTGGTGTGGGCGCTGCTGACCGGGTACGCCCGGCGGCTGGCCCCGGAGCCGGTGCGGGGCAAGGCGATCGCGATCGTGATGACCGGTATCCCGCTCGCGCTCTCGCTCGGCATCCCCGCCGGCACGTTCCTCGGCGGCCTCTTCGGCTGGCAGGTGACGTTCTCGATCATGTCGGTGCTCGCGGCAGGCCTGCTCGGCTGGATCGCGCTGGCCGTCCCCGATTTCCCCGGACAGGACAAGGGCGGCAGGCTTCCGGTGCGCCAGACCCTCGCCGTCCCCGGCGTGACCGCGGTCCTGTTCGTGACGCTCACTTTCGTGCTGGCGCACAACATCCTCTACACCTACATCGCCACCTTCCTCGAGCACGTGTCGATGGGCGGCGCCGTGGACCGGATCCTGCTGGTGTTCGGGCTGGCGTCGATGGCGGGCATCTGGCTCGTCGGCCTCCGCATCGACCGGCGGCTGCGCGCACTGACCGTCACCGGCACCGTCCTCGTCGCTCTCGGCGCGACGATTTTGGCTCTGCTGGGCGAAAGTCCGGCGCTCGTCTATCTCGCGGTGGCGCTGTGGGGGCTCGGCTGGGGCGGTATCCCGACCCTGCTGCAGACCGCCGCCGCGCAGGCGGGCGACAAGGGCGGCGCGGCGGACATCGCGCAGGCCATGCTGGTCACCCTGTGGAACGCCGCGATGGCGGGCGGCGGGATCGCAGGCGGCGTCCTCCTCGCCGGATTCGGCGCCGGGTCGTTCCCCTGGAGTGTCCTGGTACTGCTCGTGCCGACGCTGGCCGTGGTGCTGGTGGCGCGGCGGCACGGGTTCACAGCGGCAGTTCCGGATGACTCCGGATCGCCCCGAGAACCAGGTCGACGGCCGCACGAGGAGCGGAGCCGCGCCTGA
- a CDS encoding TetR family transcriptional regulator, translating into MPYRRTEKTQARLDSQRDEILAAAIALLAETGYAGCSMAAVAARAGVGTGSVYRQFPSKADLVVEVFREVVSREVTAVEAAASHGDVRERVVAVIETFAGRALKAPRLAYALLAEPVDAVVEAERLVFRRAFREVIARNIADGVTRGLLPSQDAEATAAALVGAGAEMLVGPLAGDGGPDTIPHLVTFTLRALGGSDGV; encoded by the coding sequence GTGCCGTACCGACGTACCGAAAAGACGCAGGCCAGGCTGGACTCCCAGCGCGACGAGATTCTCGCCGCGGCCATCGCGCTGCTGGCCGAGACCGGCTACGCGGGCTGCTCCATGGCCGCGGTCGCGGCGCGGGCGGGTGTGGGCACCGGCAGCGTGTACCGGCAGTTCCCGTCGAAGGCCGACCTGGTCGTCGAGGTCTTCCGTGAGGTGGTCTCCCGCGAGGTCACCGCCGTCGAAGCCGCCGCGTCCCACGGCGACGTCCGGGAACGGGTGGTCGCGGTGATCGAGACCTTCGCAGGCCGGGCGTTGAAGGCGCCGCGGCTCGCGTACGCCCTGCTCGCCGAGCCGGTCGACGCCGTGGTGGAGGCCGAGCGGCTGGTGTTCCGCCGCGCGTTCCGCGAGGTCATCGCCAGGAACATCGCCGACGGGGTGACGAGGGGACTGCTGCCCTCGCAGGACGCGGAAGCGACCGCCGCGGCGCTGGTCGGCGCGGGTGCGGAAATGCTGGTCGGCCCGCTGGCCGGGGACGGCGGCCCGGACACGATCCCGCATCTGGTCACCTTCACCCTCCGCGCGCTGGGAGGTTCCGATGGCGTTTGA